The Physeter macrocephalus isolate SW-GA unplaced genomic scaffold, ASM283717v5 random_382, whole genome shotgun sequence genome window below encodes:
- the LOC102977902 gene encoding cofilin-1 isoform X1, translating to MVPRWILGKPSPSEVESREVWSHFQVILPNAEAFAQLRAFPGKFDQRVRSPCHSPASLGCFELHFPVCNVEPAGRQVKKTLLPSEPEDGAGPSDFISRRPAGGAPEARPAPHCAARTKRKGPGEAAFSRIPAAAAAALVFSGSPCYLLFSSGNMASGVAVSDGVIKVFNDMKVRKSSTPEEVKKRKKAVLFCLSEDKKNIVLEEGKEILVGDVGQTVDDPYTTFVKMLPGEDCRYALYDATYETKESKKEDLVFIFWAPECAPLKSKMIYASSKDAIKKKLTGIKHELQANSYEEVKDRCTLAEKLGGSTVISLEGKPL from the exons ATGGTGCCAAGATGGATCTTAGGAAAACCGTCTCCCTCCGAGGTAGAGAGCCGCGAAGTCTGGTCTCATTTTCAGGTCATATTACCCAACGCCGAGGCCTTCGCTCAGCTCCGAGCGTTTCCTGGGAAATTCGACCAACGGGTGCGCTCTCCGTGCCATAGCCCCGCCTCTCTCGGCTGTtttgaactacatttcccagtatGCAACGTGGAGCCGGCAGGCCGTCAGGTGAAAAAGACTCTGTTACCCAGCGAGCCCGAAGACGGCGCAGGACCCTCGGACTTCATTTCCCGTCGGCCCGCGGGGGGAGCGCCGGAAGCCCGCCCCGCCCCTCATTGTGCGGCTCGTACTAAACGGAAGGGGCCGGGAGAGGCCGCGTTCAGTCGGATCCCGGCAGCAGCTGCAGCGGCTCTTGTCTTTTCTGGCTCTCCTTGctatctccttttctcttccgGAAACATG GCCTCTGGCGTGGCTGTCTCTGATGGGGTCATCAAAGTGTTCAACGACATGAAGGTGCGTAAGTCGTCGACACCAGAGGAGGTGAAGAAGCGCAAGAAGGCGGTGCTCTTCTGCCTGAGCGAGGACAAGAAGAACATCGTCCTGGAGGAGGGCAAGGAGATCCTGGTAGGTGATGTGGGCCAGACTGTAGACGACCCCTACACCACCTTTGTCAAGATGCTGCCAGGCGAGGACTGCCGCTACGCCCTCTATGACGCAACCTATGAGACCAAGGAGAGCAAGAAGGAGGACCTGGTGTTCATCTTCTG GGCCCCTGAGTGTGCACCCCTTAAGAGCAAAATGATCTATGCCAGCTCCAAGGACGCCATCAAGAAGAAGCTGACGG GGATCAAGCATGAATTGCAAGCAAACTCCTACGAGGAGGTCAAGGACCGCTGCACCCTGGCAGAGAAGCTGGGGGGCAGCACCGTCATCTCTCTGGAGGGCAAGCCTTTGTGa
- the LOC102977902 gene encoding cofilin-1 isoform X2: MGLLELLSAVGDPSSVVGRGSLLEMTVTWLSGSPSTLCEVLSQHCAKAETEYRESASGVAVSDGVIKVFNDMKVRKSSTPEEVKKRKKAVLFCLSEDKKNIVLEEGKEILVGDVGQTVDDPYTTFVKMLPGEDCRYALYDATYETKESKKEDLVFIFWAPECAPLKSKMIYASSKDAIKKKLTGIKHELQANSYEEVKDRCTLAEKLGGSTVISLEGKPL, from the exons ATGGGCTTGCTAGAACTGTTGAGCGCCGTTGGTGACCCATCTAGCGTTGTGGGTCGTGGTTCTCTATTAGAGATGACTGTGACCTGGTTGTCTGGGTCCCCTTCTACTCTCTGCGAAGTTCTGAGTCAGCACTGTGCAAAAGCTGAGACTGAGTACCGTGAGTCT GCCTCTGGCGTGGCTGTCTCTGATGGGGTCATCAAAGTGTTCAACGACATGAAGGTGCGTAAGTCGTCGACACCAGAGGAGGTGAAGAAGCGCAAGAAGGCGGTGCTCTTCTGCCTGAGCGAGGACAAGAAGAACATCGTCCTGGAGGAGGGCAAGGAGATCCTGGTAGGTGATGTGGGCCAGACTGTAGACGACCCCTACACCACCTTTGTCAAGATGCTGCCAGGCGAGGACTGCCGCTACGCCCTCTATGACGCAACCTATGAGACCAAGGAGAGCAAGAAGGAGGACCTGGTGTTCATCTTCTG GGCCCCTGAGTGTGCACCCCTTAAGAGCAAAATGATCTATGCCAGCTCCAAGGACGCCATCAAGAAGAAGCTGACGG GGATCAAGCATGAATTGCAAGCAAACTCCTACGAGGAGGTCAAGGACCGCTGCACCCTGGCAGAGAAGCTGGGGGGCAGCACCGTCATCTCTCTGGAGGGCAAGCCTTTGTGa